One Natronomonas gomsonensis genomic window, CACTCCAGTTCGGCCACGCCGACGGATTCGACAAACGCGAGTGCCGCATCGAGGTCGTCCGTGGCGGCGTCGGCGCGCTCGATGACCTGCTCCTCACGCGCTACGAGTCGGCGCAGCGCCGACCTGACGCGTTCGCTGTCGGTGTCTCGGGTATCGTCGGGCGCCACGGGCGCTGTGGCTGCGGCTTCGAATAAAAGCCGTCGGGCCGAGGTGTCACTCGGCGAGGGCGTAAACGCGCTTGCGCGCGTCGGTAAAGGAGAACCGCGAGTCGACTGCATCGACTTCCTCGAGCCGCGTGAGTGCGTATCGGACGGTACGGGGCGGAAGCATCGTCTCCTCGGCGAGTTGACTCTGCGTGAGCCGGTCGTTGTACTCGAGGACCTTCGCCACCAGTTTCGCGCTCGGTGGCAGGTCAGCGACGGCCTCCCAGTCGACCGCGTCTGCCTTCGACTGCACGTCGGTTACGCTCATCGTACCACCACCTATCCAATGATAGCGGATAATACTTACTATCCCAAAATATTCCCGATAGTAATCCTCCGTTTCGGTGGCTCGTTTTTCGTAACGAGGAGATTCGCCGGCATGCACCGGGTGTACCTACCCGAAACCTCTTATGACTACGGGCGCTACCGATGGGGTGATGACCGATACTGTTGACGACGTCGACCTCCCCTACGAGGACGGCGCGTCACAGCAGGAGAAAGTGGAGGCGCTGGAGGAGCGGCTCGAAATCCTCGAACAGCAGAACGAGGAAATGCGCGACAAGCTCCTCGATGCGAACGCAGAGAACAACAAGTACCAACAGAAGCTCGAGCGGCTGACCCACGAGAACAAGAAGCTCAAGCAGTCGCCGCTGTTCGTCGCCACCGTCCAAGAGATTACCGACGAGGGCGTCATCATCAAACAGCACGGCAACAACCAGGAGGCGCTCACCGAGGTCACCGACGAGATGCGCGAAGAACTCACGCCGGACTCCCGCGTCGCCGTGAACAACTCGCTGTCCGTCGTCAAGAAACTCGACTCCGAGACGGACGTGCGCGCCCGCGTGATGCAGGTCGAACAGTCCCCCGACGTGGCCTACGAGGACATCGGCGGCATCGACGAGCAGATGGAGGAGGTCCGAGAGACCGTCGAGATGCCCATCGAGAGCCCCGAGATGTTCGACGAAGTGGGCATCGACCCGCCGTCGGGCGTCCTGTTGCACGGGCCGCCAGGCACCGGGAAGACGATGCTGGCGAAGGCCGTCGCCAACCAGACCGACGCCACCTTCATCAAGATGGCCGGCTCCGAGTTGGTCCACAAGTTCATCGGAGAGGGTGCAAAACTCGTCCGCGACCTCTTCGAACTCGCTCGACAGGAGGAACCCGCCGTCGTCTTCATCGACGAAATCGACGCCATCGCCGCAAAGCGGACCGACTCCAAGACCTCCGGTGACGCCGAGGTCCAGCGGACGATGATGCAACTGCTCTCCGAGATGGACGGCTTCGAGGACCGCGGCCAGATTTCGATCATCGCGGCGACGAACCGCTTCGACATGCTCGACCGCGCTATCCTCCGTCCCGGCCGCTTCGACCGCCTCATCGAGGTCCCCAAACCCGACGCCGAGGGTCGCGAACTCATCTTCCAGATTCACACCCGCGACATGAACATCGCGGACGAGGTCGACTTCGCGGAACTCGCCGAGGAGACCCAGGAGGCCTCCGGCGCCGACGTCAAGGCCATCACCACCGAGGCCGGCATGTTCGCCATCCGCGACGACCGCAAGGAAGTGTGGATGCAGGACTTCCTCGACGCATGGGATAAAATCAAACAGACCGAAGAGGAAAGCGACGAAGTCTCGAAGACTTTCGCCTGAAACTTTTTGCACGGCACGCTGCGCGCGCCGGCAAAAACGTTCATGAAAAAGACACGGCGGCCCTCCCTCAGGAAGACTCCCTTCGGTCGTCTTCCAACGCTCCCGCTCACTTCGTTCGCGGGACCTACGGTCGGGCCTTGGTCCTGTGCGTGGCGGCCTGCGGCCGCCACGACAGTTCGGTTGCGGGCCTGCCCGCAACCCGCGCGCTTTGCACGCAGAGAACCGCTCGCGCCTTCGTCGCTCGCGGATGCTTGCGGTGATTTTTCCGTCCTGAGCGCAGAGACGAACGCATGACCGACAGCGACGCAGTCGAGGCGTTCCTCGAACAGGCCGATTCAACCTACGAAGAGTACGAACAGGGCTACGCCGACGCGGACGCGACGCTCCGACGTCTGGAGAAACACATCGAAGAGTTGCGGGACGCTACTCGCGAATGAGTCCGAGGACGCGCTCGTAGTAGGCGCCGAAGTCGGCGTCGGACCGCGACCGGGGCCGCGGAAGGTCGACCTCGATGACATCCCGGATGCGTCCCGGTTCCTTCGCCATCACGACGACTCGGTCGGCGAGTTTCACCGCCTCTTCGACGTCGTGTGTGACGAACAGGACCGTCTTTCCGGTCTGCTCCCAGATGTCGAGCAGTTCGTTCTGCAGCATCTCTCGGGTCTGTGCGTCGACGGCCCCGAACGGCTCGTCCATCAACAGGAGGCTGGGGTCGGTCGCGAGCGCCCGTGCGATGGCGACCCGCTGTTTCATTCCACCGGAGAGTTCCTTCGGATAGCTATCGGCGAACCCCTCCAGTCCGACGAGGTCGACGAGGGAGTCGACGCGTTCGCGCCGCTCGGCCGCCGAAACGCCCCCCTTCTCCAGGCCGAAGGCGACGTTGCCCCGGACGGTCCGCCACGGGAAGAGGTGGTACTCCTGGAAGACGACGCCCATGTCGGCGGTCGGTCCCGCGACCCGCTCGCCGCGCAACCGGACCGACCCGTCGGTCGGTTCCTCGAGTCCGGCGATGATGCGAAACAGCGTCGTCTTCCCACAGCCGGAGGGACCGACGATACAGACGAACTCGCCGTCCTCGACACCGAAGGACACCTCGGAGAGGGCGTGTACTGGGCCGCCCTTGCCGGCGTACTGTTTGGAGACGTTGTCGACACTGACCTGCGTCCCAATGGGGTCGTTCAGCGCCACGCCAGAACCCTCCGTTGGACCGCACGGAACGCCACGTCGACGAGTAGGAACATCAGGCTCAACACGAGAATGTAGGCGATGACTACGTCGACCTGCAGGTTCTGACCGGCACGCAGGATTCGCCGTCCGATGCCCGGAACACCGAAGATTTCGGAGGCGACGACGAGCATCCAACAGCGCCCCAGCCCAGTCCGAACGCCGGTGAGTATCTCGGGGGAGGCCGCCGGAATCACGACCGACCGGACCAACTCGAGGTCACCTTCGACGCCGAGACTTCGGGCGACGTCCAGAAGGTCCTCCGAGACACCTTCGACGCCACCGTAGGCGGCGTAGAAGTTTATCCAGAACGCCCCGACGGCGATGATGAACGCCGCGCCCGCGTCACCGATGCCGAACCACGCGATGGCGAAGCCGACGAGTGCAAGCGGCGGGACGGGTCGGAGAAGCCGGACCACCGGTGCCGACAGGTCATCGAGGAGCCGACTCCACCCGAAGGCCACGCCTGCAGCGACGCCGAGCGTGGTTCCGACGACGGCCCCCGGCAGCCAGTGGCGGATGCTCTGTCCCAACGCGATGAGCATCTCGCCGCTTTCGGCCTCCGCGCGAAACGTCTCGGCGACCGCAAGCGGCGAGGGCAGCACGTACGACGGCTGGAACAACGAGGCGACGTACCAGAGTGCGACGAAACCGGCGACACCAATGAAACCCAACAGGGTACCGCGAGCGTCGATACTTGACAGTGGGAGGTCGGCGCTCTCGGTCGCATCTTCGAGTTCCCGTCGGATGTCGGTCGCCATCTATCGGCCCTCCATGGCTTCAGAGCGAGTCGTAGACGCTGTAATCGAATATCTGCTCGCGCGACAGCTGTTGGTCTATCTGGCCGTTCTCGTTGGCGAATTGCGAGAAGATGTCCGCCCCGTTTTCGATTTCTCGCGGGTCGGTGACGAAGTTCGAAAGCGGGCCAGCCAGTGCCTCTCGGGCGAGGTCTGCGTCCATTCCGATGCCGCTTTCGACGATGTCTGCCGTCTCGCTGGGGTTGGCTTCGATGAACTCGGTCGCGCGGACGTGCTGTTCGAGGAACTCCCCTGCGAGTGCCGAATCCCGAACCTCGTCGCTCATGAGCGTGACGGCGGCGGGCTGTCCCGGCATGATTTCGGCGGCCGTCCGGAAGGTGCCGACCGGGGCGTTCGTGCCGTCTACGCGGGTCGGAACCGGCTCCATAATCGACGTGCCGTCGATTTCGTCGTTGACGATGGCCTGGAATACGGCGTTGGCACCGCCGATTTCGATGATTTCGACCGCCGACTCGGGGTCGACACCGACCTCCTCGGCGAGCCAATAGCGGAGCAACACGTCGGGCACCGACCCCTGTGGGAACGTTCCAAAGCGGAAGGGTTCGCCGTTCTCCTCTTCCCACACCGAGAAGGCGTCGGCGCCGTGTTCGTCCCACATCGCCCGGAGGTCGTCGTGGACCATCACCGCCATCGGCTCTTTGATGTTCGCGGCGGTCACCTTCGCGGGAATGCCGCGGTCGATGACTATCATCGACGGAACGATGCCGAACATCGCGATGTCGATTTCGCCGCCGCCGTAGGCCTGGATGATGGCCGGGCCATCGGTGAACTCCTGGCCGTTGATTTCGGCGCTGATTTCGTCGAAGTACCCCTGTTCGTCCATCACGAAGTACTGCAGGTCGGGGAAGATTGGCATGTACGCGACGGAGAGCTCCTCGGTACCGCCGGAACCGGAGCCCAGACAGC contains:
- a CDS encoding ABC transporter permease — protein: MATDIRRELEDATESADLPLSSIDARGTLLGFIGVAGFVALWYVASLFQPSYVLPSPLAVAETFRAEAESGEMLIALGQSIRHWLPGAVVGTTLGVAAGVAFGWSRLLDDLSAPVVRLLRPVPPLALVGFAIAWFGIGDAGAAFIIAVGAFWINFYAAYGGVEGVSEDLLDVARSLGVEGDLELVRSVVIPAASPEILTGVRTGLGRCWMLVVASEIFGVPGIGRRILRAGQNLQVDVVIAYILVLSLMFLLVDVAFRAVQRRVLAWR
- a CDS encoding ABC transporter ATP-binding protein, producing MALNDPIGTQVSVDNVSKQYAGKGGPVHALSEVSFGVEDGEFVCIVGPSGCGKTTLFRIIAGLEEPTDGSVRLRGERVAGPTADMGVVFQEYHLFPWRTVRGNVAFGLEKGGVSAAERRERVDSLVDLVGLEGFADSYPKELSGGMKQRVAIARALATDPSLLLMDEPFGAVDAQTREMLQNELLDIWEQTGKTVLFVTHDVEEAVKLADRVVVMAKEPGRIRDVIEVDLPRPRSRSDADFGAYYERVLGLIRE
- a CDS encoding winged helix-turn-helix domain-containing protein, whose translation is MSVTDVQSKADAVDWEAVADLPPSAKLVAKVLEYNDRLTQSQLAEETMLPPRTVRYALTRLEEVDAVDSRFSFTDARKRVYALAE
- a CDS encoding ABC transporter substrate-binding protein, which encodes MTEYDFTLSRRSYLAGTGAAATAGLAGCLGSGSGGTEELSVAYMPIFPDLQYFVMDEQGYFDEISAEINGQEFTDGPAIIQAYGGGEIDIAMFGIVPSMIVIDRGIPAKVTAANIKEPMAVMVHDDLRAMWDEHGADAFSVWEEENGEPFRFGTFPQGSVPDVLLRYWLAEEVGVDPESAVEIIEIGGANAVFQAIVNDEIDGTSIMEPVPTRVDGTNAPVGTFRTAAEIMPGQPAAVTLMSDEVRDSALAGEFLEQHVRATEFIEANPSETADIVESGIGMDADLAREALAGPLSNFVTDPREIENGADIFSQFANENGQIDQQLSREQIFDYSVYDSL
- the pan1 gene encoding proteasome-activating nucleotidase Pan1, with the protein product MTDTVDDVDLPYEDGASQQEKVEALEERLEILEQQNEEMRDKLLDANAENNKYQQKLERLTHENKKLKQSPLFVATVQEITDEGVIIKQHGNNQEALTEVTDEMREELTPDSRVAVNNSLSVVKKLDSETDVRARVMQVEQSPDVAYEDIGGIDEQMEEVRETVEMPIESPEMFDEVGIDPPSGVLLHGPPGTGKTMLAKAVANQTDATFIKMAGSELVHKFIGEGAKLVRDLFELARQEEPAVVFIDEIDAIAAKRTDSKTSGDAEVQRTMMQLLSEMDGFEDRGQISIIAATNRFDMLDRAILRPGRFDRLIEVPKPDAEGRELIFQIHTRDMNIADEVDFAELAEETQEASGADVKAITTEAGMFAIRDDRKEVWMQDFLDAWDKIKQTEEESDEVSKTFA